The proteins below come from a single Campylobacter sp. CCUG 57310 genomic window:
- a CDS encoding bi-domain-containing oxidoreductase, whose amino-acid sequence MKQLIQSFKTGELGLFDVPVPVCDKNGALVKTNVSLVSAGTEKMLVDFAKKSLFSKAKDRPDLVKQVIDKMKKEGIRNTIEKVFTKLDTPIPLGYSLAGEIVQVGENLSGFNIGDRVACGGAGYANHAEINYVPKNLMAKIPDGVDDIDASFVTVGAIALQGIRQTSPLIGEKVAVIGLGLIGQITVQLLKANGCKVIGSDIDPDKLNLAKKIGCDEVCYAADLMAKTNEFTNGYGADAVVITASTSSNQPIIDAAEISRMRGRVVLVGMVGMDVPRNAYYKKELEIKLSMAYGPGRYDTEYEEKGVDYPYDLVRFTEQRNFEAFLSLIQDGKITPKDLITHSYDFDDAMIAYDLLEGRIQEKYLGIVLNYKKEIKLNEHKIIKRNDSIIKSDSINIGLIGAGNFTKSVILPNLQKIGDIEFVGVCTATGVSAEGTGKKYGFKYITTSDDEIFNNNEINSVFITTRHNEHFAKVLKAIEAKKHCFVEKPLCIHESELEELKGKYLGESVLQVGFNRRFSPMIQKMKSSINGQIAINYRINAGIIPRDTWIQDKSIGRGRIVGEVCHFVDTCSFLVGSLVESVFATSLSINDNSIPDEDNVSVVLKYQNGSTATITYYSYGNSLMPKEYLELFGSNISMQMNDFRELKIYKNNKTIKEKSLNQDKGFASEFMAFKNSVKSGINAIEFESLYNTTKTTFKIVESLRLKRLVFVDE is encoded by the coding sequence ATGAAACAACTTATACAATCATTTAAAACAGGTGAGCTTGGACTTTTTGACGTGCCAGTGCCAGTGTGCGATAAAAATGGTGCTTTGGTTAAAACAAATGTAAGCCTAGTGAGTGCCGGGACAGAAAAAATGCTAGTTGATTTTGCTAAAAAATCACTCTTTTCAAAAGCTAAAGATAGACCAGACTTAGTTAAGCAGGTAATAGACAAGATGAAAAAAGAGGGTATTAGAAATACTATTGAAAAAGTTTTTACAAAGCTTGATACGCCGATACCGCTTGGATATAGTTTGGCGGGAGAGATAGTTCAGGTCGGGGAAAATTTAAGCGGATTTAATATCGGAGATAGAGTGGCTTGTGGTGGCGCAGGCTATGCAAATCATGCAGAGATAAACTATGTGCCTAAAAATTTAATGGCAAAAATCCCAGACGGCGTAGATGACATAGATGCATCGTTTGTAACTGTCGGCGCGATAGCATTGCAGGGTATTAGGCAAACCTCTCCTCTAATAGGCGAAAAAGTAGCCGTTATCGGACTTGGTCTTATAGGGCAGATCACGGTTCAGCTTTTAAAGGCAAATGGTTGCAAGGTCATCGGTAGCGACATAGACCCAGATAAGTTAAATTTAGCTAAAAAAATAGGATGTGATGAGGTTTGCTATGCGGCGGATCTTATGGCAAAGACGAACGAATTTACAAATGGATATGGTGCCGACGCAGTCGTTATAACTGCTTCAACATCTTCAAATCAACCTATTATAGATGCGGCTGAAATAAGCCGTATGCGCGGGAGAGTTGTGCTTGTAGGGATGGTTGGCATGGATGTTCCTAGAAATGCTTATTATAAAAAAGAGCTAGAGATTAAGCTTTCTATGGCATATGGTCCAGGCAGATATGATACTGAATATGAAGAAAAGGGAGTGGACTACCCCTATGACCTTGTTAGATTTACTGAGCAAAGAAATTTTGAGGCATTTTTAAGTCTGATTCAAGATGGCAAAATTACTCCAAAAGATCTTATAACGCATTCTTATGATTTTGATGATGCTATGATTGCTTATGATTTGCTTGAGGGAAGAATACAAGAAAAATATTTAGGAATAGTTCTGAATTATAAAAAAGAAATCAAATTAAATGAGCATAAAATCATCAAAAGAAATGATAGTATTATAAAATCGGATTCGATTAATATAGGACTAATAGGTGCCGGAAATTTCACAAAATCTGTTATATTGCCAAATTTGCAAAAGATAGGCGACATTGAATTTGTGGGTGTTTGTACGGCAACAGGCGTAAGTGCAGAAGGAACCGGTAAGAAATATGGTTTTAAATACATTACAACCAGTGATGATGAGATATTTAATAATAATGAGATAAATAGCGTATTTATTACAACTAGACACAATGAACATTTCGCGAAAGTATTAAAAGCTATTGAAGCTAAAAAACATTGCTTTGTTGAAAAACCACTTTGCATACATGAAAGTGAACTTGAAGAGCTAAAAGGTAAATATCTAGGCGAGAGTGTATTGCAAGTCGGTTTTAATAGGCGTTTTTCGCCAATGATTCAAAAGATGAAAAGTAGTATTAATGGACAAATCGCTATCAATTATAGAATTAATGCAGGTATAATACCAAGGGATACATGGATACAAGATAAGAGTATCGGCAGAGGAAGAATAGTAGGCGAGGTTTGTCATTTTGTTGACACTTGTAGTTTTTTAGTCGGAAGTTTGGTCGAAAGTGTTTTTGCCACAAGTTTAAGTATTAATGATAATTCTATACCAGATGAAGACAATGTAAGTGTTGTATTGAAATACCAAAACGGAAGTACAGCCACTATAACATACTATTCTTATGGAAACAGCTTGATGCCTAAAGAGTATTTAGAGCTTTTTGGTAGCAATATAAGTATGCAGATGAATGATTTTAGAGAGCTTAAAATTTATAAAAATAATAAAACTATAAAAGAGAAGAGTTTGAACCAAGACAAAGGTTTTGCTTCTGAGTTTATGGCTTTTAAAAATTCTGTTAAAAGTGGAATAAATGCTATAGAATTTGAAAGTTTGTATAATACAACAAAAACGACTTTTAAAATTGTAGAATCATTGAGATTAAAGAGGCTAGTTTTTGTGGATGAGTAA
- a CDS encoding sugar transferase: MSILILGGKYQLNSLDTSRLKKKFKKISVLKYRNRNSRDVRKDIENLLANNSYKYLIINTKVYIDPKMIKYLTLLQFRLQKKRIKILTIEKFLEKFLKKSYIPDDDSDLKFLSDIRPYNKFEIIIKRTIDIFGASILYIVHCIIKFHVANKITQESPGSLYFIQNRIGLNATIFKCYKFRTMHENSYYNPYTSENDDRVFKFGNFMRKTRIDEIPQYKNIFKGDMHLIGPRAEWNILVNNYEKEIPYYNERHLVRPGITGWAQVNYPYGENVYDAKQKLMYDLYYIKHWSLWLEISTIIKTVLVVLGKKGL, translated from the coding sequence TTGTCTATTCTTATATTGGGAGGTAAATATCAGCTTAACTCTTTGGACACATCCAGATTAAAGAAAAAATTTAAAAAAATAAGTGTTCTTAAATATAGAAATAGAAACTCAAGAGATGTTAGAAAAGATATAGAAAATCTCTTAGCAAACAACTCGTATAAATATCTTATCATAAATACAAAAGTTTATATTGATCCAAAAATGATAAAATATCTCACACTTTTGCAATTTAGGCTTCAAAAAAAAAGAATAAAAATTCTTACTATTGAAAAATTTCTAGAGAAATTCTTAAAGAAAAGTTACATACCGGACGATGATAGTGATCTAAAATTCTTAAGCGATATAAGACCGTACAACAAGTTTGAAATCATAATAAAGCGCACTATAGATATATTTGGTGCCAGCATCCTATATATAGTTCATTGCATTATTAAATTTCATGTTGCAAACAAAATAACTCAAGAGTCTCCTGGCTCTTTATATTTCATACAAAATAGAATTGGATTAAATGCAACCATTTTCAAATGCTATAAATTCAGAACCATGCACGAAAACTCATACTATAATCCATACACAAGCGAAAATGATGATAGAGTTTTTAAATTTGGTAATTTTATGAGAAAGACGCGCATAGATGAAATCCCTCAATATAAAAATATTTTTAAAGGAGACATGCACTTAATAGGCCCTAGAGCCGAGTGGAATATCTTGGTAAATAACTATGAAAAAGAAATACCATACTATAATGAGCGCCATTTAGTAAGACCAGGCATAACAGGCTGGGCGCAAGTAAACTACCCTTATGGCGAAAATGTTTATGACGCGAAACAAAAACTAATGTATGATCTATACTACATTAAACACTGGTCGCTTTGGCTTGAAATTAGTACGATCATTAAGACCGTCTTGGTTGTGCTTGGAAAAAAAGGGCTTTAA
- a CDS encoding cysteine ABC transporter substrate-binding protein, which yields MRKLLFSFLALIATVFLTGCGNDNSSANAIDKIKERGYVRIGVFSDKPPFGFIDKDGKNQGYDIYFAKRIAKDLLGDESKVKFELVEAASRVEFLTSDKVDIILANFTKTEERAKVVDFALPYMKVSLGVVSPDGEIIKDISELKGKKLIVNKGTTADAYFTKNHPEIELLKFDQNTETFGALLDKRGAALSHDNTLLFAWVKENPGFTVGIQSIGNIDSIAPAVKKGNEALLKWINNEIMSLEKEQFFHKAYDETLKPVYGDSVDPESVVVEGGKI from the coding sequence ATGAGAAAACTTCTGTTTTCATTTTTGGCATTAATCGCTACCGTCTTTCTAACGGGTTGTGGTAATGATAATTCTAGCGCAAACGCGATAGATAAGATAAAGGAGCGCGGATACGTTCGTATAGGAGTATTTAGCGATAAACCGCCTTTTGGTTTTATAGACAAGGACGGCAAAAACCAAGGCTATGATATTTACTTTGCAAAGCGCATAGCAAAGGATCTCTTAGGAGATGAAAGCAAAGTAAAATTTGAACTCGTAGAGGCTGCTAGCAGAGTTGAATTTTTAACCTCGGACAAGGTTGATATAATCCTAGCCAATTTCACCAAAACAGAAGAAAGGGCTAAAGTGGTTGATTTTGCGCTTCCTTATATGAAAGTTTCACTTGGTGTAGTTAGTCCTGACGGAGAGATAATCAAAGACATAAGCGAGCTTAAAGGAAAGAAACTGATCGTAAACAAAGGCACTACGGCAGATGCTTATTTTACTAAGAATCATCCTGAGATAGAGCTTTTGAAATTTGATCAAAATACCGAAACTTTCGGGGCATTGCTTGATAAAAGAGGCGCTGCACTATCGCATGATAACACTTTACTTTTTGCATGGGTTAAAGAAAATCCCGGCTTTACGGTAGGCATACAATCAATCGGCAACATTGACTCAATAGCGCCTGCAGTTAAAAAAGGAAACGAAGCCTTGCTTAAGTGGATAAACAACGAAATCATGAGTCTTGAAAAAGAGCAATTCTTCCACAAAGCATACGATGAAACACTCAAGCCCGTATATGGCGACAGCGTAGATCCTGAATCAGTAGTCGTCGAGGGCGGCAAAATTTAA
- a CDS encoding Gfo/Idh/MocA family protein, with product MTSKFRKIIRYIGIYGIERTLFKIFGRLRRFNIFLPTLKPKNIALIGCGQFGFATIGYFVSRKSPGAFLMAYDIDKNNQMSFEKFYKIKHTNNVDDIFSSPGVSIVYIASNHHSHTDYAIRAIKNNKIVYVEKPISVNQEQLKKLIKSIREYKPNIFAGYNRPFSSAIVDLKNSLETFILEPMTISCFISGHFIQKDHWYRKPEEGTRVCGNVGHWIDLAIHIFSWRLLPKKYNISIAYSNIDEFDDNIAISITTDLGDLLSIVLTARSEPFEGINETINFQYCKTIAKIDDFRSMTIWQNDMLIKKQYNPKDVGHKNAILQPFKKSKYHRDWKEVEVSTLLMLFVKDMVVNRQTNSLFNLDKEWSDIAQ from the coding sequence ATGACATCTAAGTTCAGAAAAATTATTAGATACATTGGCATATATGGTATAGAAAGGACATTGTTTAAAATTTTTGGTCGACTAAGACGGTTTAATATTTTCTTGCCAACACTTAAGCCTAAAAATATAGCATTAATTGGTTGCGGACAGTTTGGGTTTGCAACTATTGGCTATTTTGTTTCGAGAAAATCCCCTGGAGCATTTTTGATGGCGTATGATATAGACAAAAACAATCAAATGTCTTTTGAAAAATTTTATAAAATAAAACACACAAATAATGTAGACGATATATTTTCTAGCCCTGGAGTTAGCATTGTATATATAGCATCAAATCATCATAGTCATACAGACTATGCGATAAGGGCAATTAAAAATAATAAGATTGTTTATGTTGAAAAGCCAATATCCGTTAACCAAGAACAACTTAAAAAACTTATAAAGTCGATCCGGGAATATAAACCAAATATTTTTGCTGGCTACAATAGGCCGTTTTCTAGTGCTATTGTGGATCTAAAAAATTCATTAGAAACATTTATATTAGAGCCAATGACTATCTCGTGTTTTATATCTGGGCATTTTATACAAAAAGATCATTGGTATAGAAAGCCGGAAGAGGGCACTAGAGTTTGTGGAAATGTTGGACACTGGATAGATTTAGCAATTCATATTTTTTCTTGGAGATTATTACCGAAAAAATATAATATATCTATAGCATATAGTAATATTGATGAATTTGATGATAATATAGCAATAAGCATAACGACTGACTTGGGGGATCTTTTATCTATTGTGCTTACGGCAAGAAGCGAACCATTTGAGGGCATAAATGAGACGATAAATTTTCAATATTGTAAAACAATAGCTAAAATTGATGATTTTAGATCAATGACAATTTGGCAGAATGATATGTTGATTAAAAAACAATATAATCCAAAAGATGTAGGTCATAAAAATGCCATATTGCAACCTTTTAAAAAAAGTAAATATCATAGAGACTGGAAAGAGGTAGAGGTTTCTACTCTATTGATGCTGTTTGTAAAAGATATGGTTGTTAATAGGCAAACAAATAGCCTATTTAACCTAGACAAAGAATGGAGTGATATAGCACAATGA
- a CDS encoding amino acid ABC transporter ATP-binding protein — translation MDKQILQLKNLNKFYGSTQALKDINLNVKSGEVVVLLGPSGCGKSTTLRCINGLEQIHGGEIVIHGESINKDFKDWTRIRQYVGMVFQSYELFDHMNVIDNILLGPVKAQKRNKKEVEKEADMWLKKVGLSDKKYAYPKELSGGQKQRIAIVRALCMKPDLMLFDEVTAALDPEIVREVLDVIINLAKEGMTMLIVTHEMGFARAVADKIIFMDEGRIVEESDPEEFFTNPKTQRAKKFLNLFSF, via the coding sequence ATGGACAAACAGATATTGCAACTCAAAAATTTAAACAAATTTTATGGCTCTACGCAAGCGCTTAAAGATATAAATTTAAACGTAAAAAGCGGCGAAGTAGTGGTTCTACTTGGTCCTTCAGGATGTGGTAAAAGCACGACTTTGCGGTGCATAAACGGACTTGAGCAGATACACGGCGGCGAGATAGTCATACACGGAGAGTCGATAAATAAAGACTTTAAAGACTGGACGCGCATAAGACAATATGTAGGCATGGTGTTTCAAAGCTATGAGCTCTTTGATCACATGAACGTCATAGACAATATCTTACTTGGTCCCGTAAAAGCTCAAAAACGCAACAAAAAAGAGGTCGAAAAAGAAGCCGATATGTGGCTAAAAAAGGTCGGATTAAGCGATAAAAAATACGCCTATCCAAAGGAGCTAAGCGGCGGTCAAAAGCAGCGTATCGCTATAGTAAGAGCGCTTTGTATGAAGCCTGATCTTATGCTGTTTGACGAAGTAACGGCTGCGCTTGATCCTGAAATCGTGCGAGAAGTGCTTGATGTGATCATAAATTTAGCAAAAGAAGGCATGACCATGCTAATAGTAACTCACGAAATGGGTTTTGCAAGGGCGGTTGCAGATAAAATAATATTTATGGATGAAGGAAGAATCGTAGAAGAGAGCGATCCTGAAGAGTTTTTTACAAATCCAAAGACTCAAAGAGCAAAAAAATTCCTAAATTTGTTTTCGTTTTAA
- a CDS encoding glycosyltransferase family 4 protein → MRILFITDNFPPEVNAPATRTYEHAKEWVKDSSVNVTILTCFPNFPHGKIYSGYKNKLYSKEKFDGIDVIRVWSYMAKNEGFVKRILDYISFALMAFLVGLFQKFDIIIATSPQFFTTWTGFALAKAKRKPWVFELRDLWPESIKTVGAIKQGRAIEILEKIELGLYKNSNLVIAVTQAFKQNLISRGIDESKIKVVTNGSNLDLFTPREKDEKLLDELNLQKKFIVGYIGTHGMAHSLDFIIHSIAKIKDKKFHFLFVGDGAVKVSIVTLANELNLKNITFLNPISKNKVPKFLSICDVMLVPLKKDDNFKTVIPSKIFEASAMRKPILLGVEGEAKEIIEKYNAGICFEPENEKDFIDKLKFLTDDNNYKQCQTGCEKLANDFDRKKLALDMISIIKNFVQIQVLVQIHRTN, encoded by the coding sequence ATGAGAATTTTATTTATAACAGACAACTTTCCTCCCGAAGTTAATGCTCCTGCTACGAGAACCTACGAACACGCAAAAGAATGGGTAAAAGATAGCAGTGTTAATGTGACTATCCTTACTTGTTTTCCAAATTTTCCACATGGCAAGATATATTCTGGGTATAAAAACAAGTTGTACAGCAAAGAGAAATTTGATGGGATAGACGTAATAAGAGTATGGAGTTATATGGCAAAAAATGAAGGGTTTGTAAAAAGAATTCTTGACTACATAAGCTTTGCTTTGATGGCATTTTTAGTAGGATTATTTCAAAAATTTGACATCATAATTGCTACGTCGCCACAGTTTTTTACTACATGGACCGGTTTTGCTTTAGCAAAGGCAAAAAGAAAGCCTTGGGTTTTTGAACTAAGAGATCTTTGGCCTGAGTCTATTAAGACTGTGGGTGCTATAAAGCAAGGCAGAGCGATAGAAATTTTAGAAAAAATAGAACTTGGTTTATACAAAAACTCGAATTTGGTTATCGCAGTTACGCAGGCTTTTAAGCAAAATTTAATAAGTAGGGGTATAGATGAGAGTAAAATAAAAGTTGTAACAAACGGCTCAAATTTAGACCTTTTTACTCCTAGAGAAAAAGACGAAAAGCTTTTAGATGAGCTAAATTTGCAAAAAAAATTTATTGTAGGCTACATAGGTACTCACGGAATGGCCCATAGTTTAGACTTTATAATACACTCCATAGCAAAGATAAAGGATAAAAAATTTCACTTTTTATTTGTGGGGGACGGAGCTGTAAAGGTTAGTATTGTGACTTTGGCAAACGAGCTTAATTTGAAAAATATTACTTTTTTAAATCCGATATCAAAAAACAAAGTGCCTAAATTTTTATCTATTTGCGATGTTATGTTGGTACCGCTTAAAAAAGATGATAATTTTAAAACCGTTATTCCATCAAAGATATTTGAAGCAAGCGCTATGAGAAAGCCTATTTTGCTTGGCGTTGAAGGAGAAGCAAAAGAGATAATAGAAAAATATAACGCTGGCATATGTTTTGAGCCAGAAAATGAAAAAGACTTTATAGATAAGCTTAAATTTTTAACAGACGATAATAACTACAAGCAGTGTCAAACAGGATGTGAAAAACTAGCAAATGATTTTGATAGAAAAAAATTAGCTCTTGATATGATTAGTATTATAAAAAATTTTGTACAAATTCAAGTACTCGTCCAAATCCATAGGACCAATTGA
- a CDS encoding amino acid ABC transporter permease: MRLGEGLIVSLQISIISIVISIIGGLIMGIVMSSKNKFIYMICKICLEIIRIMPTIVWLFIFYFGVSRALGIHISAFTASLLVFSVWGVFEMMDIVRGAITSIPRHQFESAASLGLSKTQIYINVIVPLAMRRLVPGAVNLLSRMIKTTSIVVLIGVVEVVKVGQQIIENHVFTNNMAPFWIYGFIFFLYFIICYPISKLSKRLEERWG, translated from the coding sequence ATGCGACTTGGCGAAGGGCTTATCGTAAGCTTGCAAATTTCTATCATATCTATCGTCATATCGATCATCGGCGGGCTTATCATGGGCATAGTGATGAGTTCAAAAAACAAATTTATATATATGATTTGCAAAATTTGCCTTGAGATTATTCGCATTATGCCGACTATAGTTTGGCTTTTTATATTTTACTTTGGTGTAAGCAGAGCCTTGGGAATTCACATAAGCGCATTTACGGCGTCGCTTTTGGTATTTAGCGTTTGGGGAGTGTTTGAGATGATGGATATAGTGCGTGGAGCTATCACTTCCATACCAAGACATCAATTTGAAAGCGCGGCGTCGCTAGGTCTTAGCAAGACTCAAATTTACATAAACGTAATCGTGCCGCTTGCCATGCGTCGTTTGGTTCCGGGGGCTGTAAATTTGCTAAGCAGGATGATTAAAACAACCTCGATAGTGGTGCTAATAGGTGTCGTGGAGGTAGTTAAGGTCGGACAGCAAATCATCGAAAATCATGTTTTTACAAACAATATGGCGCCGTTTTGGATATACGGATTTATATTTTTTCTATATTTTATTATATGCTATCCTATTTCAAAGCTCTCAAAGAGACTTGAAGAGAGATGGGGTTAG
- a CDS encoding alginate lyase family protein, whose amino-acid sequence MDSKSIKLSLQDSIKSNVKVDGHKFCFLNLEHNFNGNIDWNYAYFGKLWTYNLCYFEFLEKQDDVWLVYDFIKKIPFVKDGLEPFPISLRAINWIKFITKFDIKDKKIDDSLYAQYYILLDNLEYHLLGNHLLENGFSLLFGGYYFQDKILETKAKNILINELNRQILSDGAHFELSPMYHQLMLYRLLDVINLIQNNNNKKDSFLDFLIAKASLMLGWLSNITYKNGDIPMLNDSAYGIAPSSLQLFEYADKLNIKKINSELSSSGYRKIVRDRYECIVDIADVKAYYIAGHTHADSLNFELYIDKRPFIVDCGISTYENCKRRLYEKGTISHNTVEVPDKNSSNVWDSFRLANRARIIFLKENMNTIEATHDGYKTYGILHTRIWIFNEQLVIIKDILSKDTSAVFRLHFHPCITKNDICKAINLYNMDYSIKDYLYPVGYNNFQTALVLEIVFSKELEIEIRV is encoded by the coding sequence ATGGATTCAAAATCTATAAAATTAAGTTTGCAAGATTCTATAAAAAGCAATGTCAAAGTTGATGGTCATAAGTTTTGTTTTCTAAATTTAGAACACAATTTTAACGGCAATATAGACTGGAACTATGCTTATTTTGGTAAATTATGGACTTACAATCTTTGTTATTTTGAATTCTTGGAAAAACAAGATGATGTTTGGCTTGTGTATGATTTTATCAAAAAAATACCATTTGTTAAAGATGGACTTGAACCGTTTCCTATAAGTTTACGAGCTATTAATTGGATAAAATTTATTACAAAATTTGATATTAAAGATAAAAAAATAGACGACAGCCTTTATGCTCAATATTATATTTTGCTTGACAATCTAGAATATCATTTGCTTGGCAATCACCTGCTAGAAAATGGTTTTAGTCTTTTGTTTGGCGGATATTATTTTCAGGATAAAATTTTAGAAACCAAAGCAAAAAATATACTAATAAATGAACTTAATAGGCAAATTCTATCTGATGGTGCTCATTTTGAACTTAGCCCTATGTATCATCAGCTGATGCTATATAGATTGCTTGATGTTATAAATCTTATACAAAATAATAATAATAAAAAAGATAGCTTCTTGGACTTTTTGATAGCAAAAGCAAGCTTGATGCTTGGTTGGCTGAGTAATATAACATATAAAAATGGCGATATTCCAATGTTAAATGATAGTGCATATGGTATAGCGCCAAGCTCTTTGCAGCTTTTTGAATACGCAGATAAATTAAATATCAAAAAAATTAACTCTGAATTATCTAGTAGCGGATATAGAAAAATAGTTAGAGATAGATATGAGTGTATAGTTGATATTGCTGATGTAAAAGCCTATTATATAGCAGGGCATACTCATGCGGATAGTTTAAATTTTGAACTATATATAGATAAAAGACCTTTTATTGTTGATTGCGGTATTAGTACTTATGAAAACTGCAAAAGAAGATTGTATGAAAAAGGAACAATTTCTCATAATACTGTAGAAGTGCCTGATAAAAATAGTAGTAACGTTTGGGATTCGTTTAGGCTTGCCAATCGTGCTAGAATTATTTTTTTAAAAGAAAATATGAACACAATAGAAGCTACTCATGACGGATATAAAACATATGGTATTTTACACACAAGAATATGGATTTTTAATGAACAACTTGTAATTATCAAAGATATTCTAAGTAAGGATACCTCTGCTGTATTTAGACTACACTTTCATCCGTGCATTACAAAAAATGACATATGTAAAGCCATAAATTTATATAATATGGATTACAGTATAAAAGACTACTTGTATCCAGTTGGATACAATAATTTTCAAACCGCACTTGTTCTAGAGATTGTATTTTCAAAAGAATTGGAGATTGAAATAAGAGTATGA
- a CDS encoding acyltransferase family protein yields MELDELRAIAVLAVTIYHAKIVALGKVLLSNGFLGVDIFFVLSGFLITGI; encoded by the coding sequence ATTGAACTAGATGAACTACGTGCCATAGCTGTATTGGCAGTAACAATATATCATGCCAAGATAGTAGCATTAGGGAAAGTGTTGTTAAGTAATGGCTTTTTGGGTGTAGATATATTTTTTGTATTGTCTGGTTTTTTGATTACCGGTATTTAA
- a CDS encoding Wzz/FepE/Etk N-terminal domain-containing protein, translating to MQQEFYKDDEVDLFELFEKILNYKKEIFVITICITFLALLYTILATPWYQASALVKTGYYKSSENEEILIENTADIVQQLSVKYIELLKNTKDIEYKVKKITEVKNNKKFFNIEVVAVSKEVAAAQINKIVQDIASQHKNTLDAFLENKRVQLANIERQISFLKNNKILEKTGQIEYVKSVQIPRLDRQIAYMQEAIIPAARRDLSVIDNVTLPALEKSLKLSMDRLAKYEYDLAKFMESQKINTVEDAMLRQIAEQGLYAQISNLEQSIIELEKQKEIIATQTKPDIQNRLDRLISVDFENMLSDKDVIINERLPSLQRELQTLQTEELSKLLDQKSLVELSLRPYNYKNTAIVSEIIISEKPIGPKKEIIILVAFCGGLMLSIFAVLVHDSIKNRSRHK from the coding sequence ATGCAACAAGAATTTTATAAAGATGATGAAGTAGACTTATTTGAACTTTTTGAAAAGATATTAAACTATAAAAAAGAGATATTTGTCATTACGATATGTATTACTTTTTTGGCGTTGCTTTATACTATACTTGCGACCCCATGGTATCAAGCTTCAGCACTAGTTAAGACCGGATATTATAAAAGTAGCGAAAATGAAGAAATATTGATAGAAAATACTGCTGATATTGTACAGCAATTAAGCGTAAAATATATTGAGCTTTTAAAAAATACGAAAGATATTGAATATAAAGTAAAAAAAATAACTGAAGTGAAAAATAATAAAAAATTTTTTAACATTGAAGTTGTAGCTGTATCAAAAGAAGTTGCTGCGGCACAAATAAATAAAATAGTGCAAGATATAGCCTCTCAGCATAAAAATACTCTCGATGCTTTTCTGGAGAATAAAAGAGTGCAGCTTGCTAACATAGAACGACAGATAAGTTTTTTAAAAAATAATAAAATATTAGAAAAAACAGGACAGATAGAGTATGTTAAGAGTGTTCAAATTCCGCGCTTGGATAGGCAGATAGCTTATATGCAAGAAGCTATTATACCTGCTGCTAGACGTGATCTTTCTGTCATAGATAATGTAACATTGCCTGCATTAGAAAAGAGTTTAAAACTTAGTATGGATAGGCTTGCAAAATATGAATATGATTTAGCTAAGTTTATGGAAAGTCAAAAAATAAATACCGTAGAAGATGCTATGCTTCGTCAGATAGCAGAGCAAGGACTTTATGCACAAATTTCAAATTTGGAGCAGTCAATAATAGAGCTGGAGAAACAAAAAGAAATTATTGCAACACAAACCAAACCGGATATTCAAAATAGGCTTGATCGGCTAATTAGCGTTGATTTTGAAAATATGCTTTCTGATAAAGATGTTATAATAAATGAGAGACTCCCGAGTCTTCAAAGAGAGCTTCAGACTCTTCAGACAGAAGAGTTGAGTAAGCTTTTGGATCAAAAGTCGCTTGTGGAGTTATCGCTAAGACCATATAATTATAAAAATACTGCAATAGTCTCAGAAATAATAATATCAGAAAAACCTATTGGTCCCAAAAAAGAAATTATTATATTAGTGGCGTTTTGTGGCGGGCTTATGCTATCTATTTTTGCAGTTTTGGTTCATGATAGTATAAAAAATAGGAGTAGGCACAAGTAA
- a CDS encoding SGNH hydrolase domain-containing protein: MPLKDLNVTFIDLNQKMCKNDKCLTINEDGSLYNGRGHLSYFGAKLFMEDIIKALK, encoded by the coding sequence ATGCCATTAAAAGATCTTAATGTAACTTTTATAGATTTAAATCAAAAAATGTGCAAAAATGATAAATGCCTAACAATAAATGAAGATGGAAGTTTATATAATGGCAGAGGACACTTGTCTTATTTTGGAGCTAAATTGTTTATGGAAGATATCATTAAGGCTTTAAAGTAG